One Temnothorax longispinosus isolate EJ_2023e chromosome 8, Tlon_JGU_v1, whole genome shotgun sequence genomic region harbors:
- the Ts gene encoding thymidylate synthase has protein sequence MSSDGVEVESVRGTTRDVEQRMNGKASEEHEECQYLRLIEKVLKTGTKRGNRTGVDTYSIFGAQMRFSLRDGVFPLLTTKRVFWRAVVEELLWFIKGSTNSKELTDKDVHIWDENGSRAFLDSSGFTDREEGDLGPVYGFQWRHFGAEYKDMRTDYTGQGIDQLKEVIHKVKHSPDDRRIIMSAWNPVDIPKMALPPCHAFVQFYVNNGELSAQLYQRSADMGLGVPFNIASYSLLTYMIAHVTGLKPGEFVHTMGDCHVYVNHISALEEQVKREPREFPKLRVVREVKDIDDFTAEDFELIDYKPYPKIYMKMAV, from the exons ATGTCGAGTGACGGCGTCGAAGTGGAATCGGTGCGAGGAACAACGCGGGACGTAGAGCAAAGGATGAACGGGAAGGCAAGCGAAGAGCACGAGGAATGTCAGTATTTGCGGCTCATCGAGAAGGTTCTTAAAACTGGAACGAAGCGGGGAAATCGCACCGGCGTCGATACCTATTCCATCTTCGGCGCCCAAATGCGATTCAGCTTACGAGACG GTGTTTTCCCATTACTGACAACTAAAAGGGTGTTCTGGCGAGCAGTGGTGGAGGAATTATTGTGGTTTATCAAAGGATCGACGAATTCCAAAGAGTTAACGGACAAGGATGTTCACATTTGGGACGAGAATGGCTCGCGAGCTTTCTTGGACTCCAGCGGCTTCACTGACAGAGAGGAAGGTGATCTGGGACCTGTCTATGGTTTCCAGTGGCGGCATTTTGGTGCTGAATACAAAGACATGCGTACGGATTACACAGGACAAG GAATAGACCAATTGAAAGAAGTTATCCACAAAGTGAAGCACTCCCCGGACGACAGACGCATAATAATGTCAGCCTGGAATCCAGTTGATATTCCAAAAATGGCATTGCCACCGTGCCACGCTTTTGTACAGTTTTACGTAAATAACGGAGAATTGTCCGCGCAGCTTTACCAAAGAAGCGCGGACATGGGTCTAGGAGTGCCGTTTAACATAGCGTCGTATTCCTTGCTGACTTATATGATCGCTCATGTTACCGGACTGAAG ccAGGAGAATTTGTACATACAATGGGAGACTGTCACGTCTACGTCAACCATATAAGCGCCCTTGAGGAACAGGTAAAACGCGAACCGCGCGAGTTTCCAAAATTAAGGGTAGTTAGAGAAGTCAAAGACATTGACGATTTCACTGCCGAGGATTTCGAATTGATAGATTACAAGCCATACCCCAAGATCTACATGAAGATGGCTGTCTGA
- the LOC139817950 gene encoding transmembrane protein 184C has product MASICRRWRLWILPVLTCLYALLIVILVPILLVNSVKNGFKKQDQGALVGGAFVLLALPIAFYEIVQHMIYYTQPRLQKYIIRILWMVPIYAVNAWLGLVYSEGSIYVDSLRECYEAYVIYNFMMYLLAYLNADHQLEHRLEISPQVHHMFPLCCLPDWEMGREFVHMCKHGILQYTAVRPISTLISFICELNGVYGEGEFKGDVAFPYMIALNNLSQFVAMYCLVLFYRANVEALKPMKPIGKFLCIKAVVFFSFFQGVLVALLVYFDVISSIFNTDNSDDIRSISSKLQDFLICIEMFLAAVAHHYSFSYKPFVNLAQGQAWWDAFRAMWDVSDVHNDIKEHLGVVGSSLSRRIRGRGAYQQAWGSATERTSLLPEATVVNQARSAPACSFSGYNTEAGLNNNPSVGESEEATANALDNNNAVNT; this is encoded by the exons ATGGCTTCGATCTGCCGACGCTGGAGATTATGGATATTGCCTGTGCTGACCTGCCTGTACGCGCTGCTCATCGTTATACTCGTACCAATCTTGCTAGTCAACTCAGTCAAGAATGGCTTTAAGAAGCAGGATCAGGGTGCGCTGGTGGGTGGCGCCTTCGTCCTGCTGGCGTTGCCCATTGCCTTCTACGAGATTGTGCAGCACATGATATACTACACGCAACCTAGGctacagaaatatataataag gaTATTATGGATGGTACCCATCTACGCTGTGAATGCT TGGTTAGGTTTGGTATATTCTGAAGGAAGTATCTACGTGGACAGCTTGAGAGAATGCTACGAAGcttatgtaatatacaattttatgatgTACCTACTGGCCTATCTGAACGCTGATCACCAATTGGAGCATAGACTGGAGATCTCGCCTCAAGTGCACCATATGTTTCCACTATGCTGCCTTCCCGATTGGGAGATGGGCAGAGAATTTGTACATATGTGCAAGCATGGGATTTTACAATATACAGCTGTTAGGCCTATATCAACTTTAATATCGTT CATATGTGAATTGAATGGGGTCTATGGGGAAGGTGAATTTAAGGGGGACGTCGCTTTCCCGTACATGATCGCTCTAAACAATCTGTCGCAATTCGTCGCCATGTACTGTCTGGTACTCTTTTACCGTGCCAACGTAGAGGCCTTGAAGCCAATGAAGCCGATCGGGAAATTTTTATGCATCAAAGCTGTCGTGTTCTTCTCATTCTT TCAAGGAGTGTTAGTAGCTCTCTTGGTGTATTTCGACGTCATATCGAGTATTTTTAATACGGATAACTCAGACGACATCAGGAGTATATCGTCCAAATTGCAGGATTTTCTAATTTGCATAGAGATGTTTTTAGCCGCGGTGGCGCATCACTATAGCTTCTCCTATAAACCGTTTGTCAATTTGGCGCAGGGTCAAGCATGGTGGGATGCATTTAG AGCAATGTGGGACGTTTCTGACGTGCATAACGACATAAAGGAACACTTGGGCGTCGTCGGTTCGTCCCTAAGCCGTAGAATACGCGGACGCGGTGCATATCAGCAGGCTTGGGGAAGCGCGACGGAGCGTACGTCGCTCCTGCCTGAGGCCACGGTGGTGAACCAAGCCAGAAGCGCACCTGCCTGCTCGTTTTCGGGCTACAACACCGAGGCCGGACTGAACAATAATCCATCCGTCGGGGAATCCGAGGAGGCGACCGCGAACGCGCTGGATAACAATAATGCCGTCAATACGTAG